The genomic stretch GTAAGATAATAACCTATCTATATCAATAATAATAAATTTATATTTAGGAATAAATTATGTCAGATTTAGCTATCCCTCTTATCTTTACTGATGCAGCTGCAACCAAAGTAAAAACACTCATCAGTGAAGAAGAAAATCCAAATTTAAAACTCCGTGTTTACATCACGGGTGGTGGTTGTAGTGGTTTCCAATATGGCTTCACTTTTGATGAAAAAGTTAATGAAGGTGATCTTACTATCGAAAAAGATGGTGTTCATTTAGTCGTTGATCCGATGAGTTTACAATACCTTATTGGTGCAACTGTTGATTATACAGAAGGCTTACAAGGCTCACGTTTTGTGGTGACCAATCCAAATGCA from Actinobacillus delphinicola encodes the following:
- the erpA gene encoding iron-sulfur cluster insertion protein ErpA — encoded protein: MSDLAIPLIFTDAAATKVKTLISEEENPNLKLRVYITGGGCSGFQYGFTFDEKVNEGDLTIEKDGVHLVVDPMSLQYLIGATVDYTEGLQGSRFVVTNPNASSTCGCGSSFSI